CGCCCGCGGATCGTGATGGTGCGGGAGAGGCCGCCCGGCCCGAGGCTCAGGCCGCCCGAAACCGGCGGGCCGCTGTCGAAGTTCTGCTCGGGGCCGCGGGAGCGGGTTGCCGCGGCGTCAAAGCCGACTTGGGGCATGAGGGCGGATTCCGCGATGCCACGCGCGGCGCGGGCCTCCCGGACGCGGGTACCGGCGATGCGCAGGTCGAGGTTGCTTTCGACCGCGCGGCGGATGAGGCCGTTCAGGACGGGGTCCTGGAGCTGCTCCCACCAGCGGGCGACATCCGTGTCGCTTTCGGTGACGCCGGTCGCTTTTTCCGAAACCCAGCCGGGCGGCGTATCGAGATCCGGGCGGTCGTAGTCCGGCCCGGTCACGCAGCCGGCGGCCAGTACAGCGAGGGCCGCAGCGGCGGCAAAGTTTAATGGTGCGCGCATATAATTTTACTCCGTTTCGGGATCGCCGTCGCTTGCGGCCGGCTTGTTCCCGCGGATGAGTTCGGTCAGCTTCTGGATCAGTACGAAGAATACCGGCACAAAGACCACGGCCAGGAAGGTGGCCGCGATCATGCCGCCCATGACGCCGGTGCCGATGGAACGCCGCCCCGCGGCGCCGGCTCCTGCGCTGATGGCGAGGGGCAATACGCCCATGGTGAATGCGAGTGAGACCATGAGGATGGGGCGGAGGCGCAGGCGGGCGGCTTCGAGGGCGGCCTCGACGATGCCCTTGCCGGCGCGGCGCTCCTGTGCGGCGAACTCGACGATGAGGATGGCGTTTTTCGCGGCCAGGCCGATGAGGGTGAGGAGGCCGATCTGGAAGTAGATGTCGCGGGGCATGCCGAGGGCGTAGACCGCGGCGACAGCTCCGAACATGCCGAAGGGCACGGCGAGGATCACGGCGAAGGGCAGGGACCACTTCTCGTATTGGGCCGCGAGCACCAGGAAGACCATCACGAGGCCGAACATCAGGATGTAGGGGGCCTGGTTGCCGGCCGCGACTTCCTGGTAGGACGCGCCGCTCCATTCGAAGCCGTAGCCCTCGGGGAGGGATTCGGCGGCGATGGCCTCAATGCGCTTGAGGGCGTCGCCGGTGCTGAATCCGGGCGCGGGCTCGCCGGTGATCTGTACGCTGGGGTAGCTGTTGAAGCGGGTGACGAGGTTGGGTCCGGCGTTGAAGTCGAGATCGATGACACTGGAGAGTTCGACCATATCGCCGTTGTTGGTTCGGGCGTATATCCGGCGGATGTCGCCGGGCTCCCGGCGGAACTCCGACTCGGCCTGGACCTGCACGCGGTATACGCGCCCGAACTTTGTGAAATCGTTTACGTAGAGGGCGCCGAGGTAGGCCTGAAGGCTGTCGAAGATCTCGTTCATCCGCAGGCCCATGGCTTTGGCGCGGGTGCGGTCGACGTTCGCGAAGATGCGGGGCTGGCTGATGTTGAGGACGGAATTCAGGTTTTGCAGTTGGGGGTCCCCCCCCAGGGCGGCCATGAAATCCTGCGAGACTTCGGCGAGCTGCTCGATGTCGCTGACGCCGCGGGCCTGGAGCTGCATCTCGAAGCCGGCACGCACGCCCAGGCCGCGGATGGCGGGGGGGTTGAGGGCGAGGATGAGGGCGTCCTTGTGGCCGCCGAAGCGCCCGAACATGCGGCCCACAACGCTTTCGACGTGGTGGTCGGGTCCCGGCCGGTCCTTCCAGTTTTTGAGATTGACGAACATGACCGCGCCGTTGGTGTTTGGCACGAAGCCCGAGAGGAAGTCGATGCCGACGAGCGCGACGACGTGCTCGACCTCGGACTGCGCCAGGACGAATTCCTCCACCTCTTCGACCACCCTGGTGGTGCGGTTGAGGGCGCTTCCCTGGGGAAGCTGCACGGCGACGATGAAGTAGCCCTGGTCCTCCTGTGGCACGAACCCGCCGGGGACGCGTCCGAAGAGCACATAGGTCAGCGCGACGAGGCCCAGGAAGAGGGCGACGGTCAGGTAGCTGAATCGTATGGCGAGGCGGACGACGCGCACGTAGAAATTCCGGCCCTTCTCGAAGAACCAGTCGAAGGCGCGGAAGGGGGCCCATTTCTGGTGCGTGCGCTGGAGCATGAGCCGGCACAGCGCGGGGCTCAGGGAAATGGCCACGATGCCGGAGATGGCCACGGAGACGCAGATGGTGATGGCGAACTGCTGGTACATGGCTCCAGTGAGGCCGCCCAGAAAGACCACGGGAAGGAATACCGCCAGGAGCACGAGCACGCTGGCCACGACGGCTCCGAAGATCTGCCGCATGGCCTTGACGGTGGCTTCGCGCCGCGAGAGCTTCTTGTCTTCGTGCAGAACGCGCTCGACGTTTTCCACGACGAGGATCGCGTCGTCGACCACGATGCCGATGGCGAGTACGAGGCCGAAGAGGGTGAGCGTGTTGATGGAGAAGCCAAGGGCCATCATGCCCAGGAAGGTTCCGATGATGGAGACGGGGACGGCGAGCAGCGGGATGAAGGTGGCGCGCCAGCTTCCCAGGAAGACAAACACGACCAGCACCACGAGCAGGGCGGCTTCAAGGAGTGTCTTTACGACCTCGGTGATGGATGCGTCGATGAAGCGGGTGATGTCGAAGGGGATGTCATAGCGCACGCCCTCGGGGAAGTTCCGGGCGAGCACCTCCATTTCCTCTTTTACGCCGAGCAGGGTCGAAAGCGCGTTGGCTCCCGGCTGCAGGAAGATCAGGATCGGTACGGCGGGCTTGGCGTTGTATCGGCCGAAGGAATCGTAGCTCAGCGCGTCCAGCTCGATGCGGGATACGTCCCCCAGCCGGAGCATGGAGCCGTCCGGTTCCGCGCGGAGGATGATTTCCTCGTAGTCTTCCGGTTCGGAAAGGCGTCCCTGTGTGATGACGGGGATCGTAAAGGCGACCTCGCCTTCCATCGGTTCCGCGCCGATACGTCCCGCCGCGAAGAGGGAATTCTGCTCGCGGATCGCGTTCGCGATGTCGCTGATGGTCATGCCTCTCGCCGCAAGCTGGTCCGGGTTGAGCCAGATGCGCATGGAATAGTCTTTGCCGCCGAATACGGTGACGTCACCGACGCCCGGTACGCGCTTGAGCGCGTCGAGCAGGTTAATGGTGGCGTAATTGGCGAGGAAGATGTCGTCCACCTGGCCGTTTTCGGCGTTGAGGGCGACCACGCCGAGGATGTTGTTGGCGCGCTTGGTCACGGAGACGCCCTGGCGTATTACTTCCTGGGGCAGCCGCGGCTCGGCGCGCTTGAGGCGGTTCTGAACTTCGACCGCGGCGATGTCCAGGTTGGCGCCGATGTTGAATGTGCACACGACGGTGAGCTGGCCGTTGTTGGTGGCCGTGGACTGGTAGTAGAGCAGGTTTTCGATGCCGCTCAGTTCCTGCTCGATCGGTGTTGCGATGGACTCCGAGACGGTCTCCGCGTCGGCGCCGGGATAGTTTGCCTGGATTACGACGGTGGGCGGCGTGATCTCGGGCGATTGCTCGACTGGGAGGAAAAAGATGGACACC
This is a stretch of genomic DNA from Candidatus Hydrogenedentota bacterium. It encodes these proteins:
- a CDS encoding multidrug efflux RND transporter permease subunit yields the protein MLAKFFIDRPVFAAVISIVITLCGAVSIFFLPVEQSPEITPPTVVIQANYPGADAETVSESIATPIEQELSGIENLLYYQSTATNNGQLTVVCTFNIGANLDIAAVEVQNRLKRAEPRLPQEVIRQGVSVTKRANNILGVVALNAENGQVDDIFLANYATINLLDALKRVPGVGDVTVFGGKDYSMRIWLNPDQLAARGMTISDIANAIREQNSLFAAGRIGAEPMEGEVAFTIPVITQGRLSEPEDYEEIILRAEPDGSMLRLGDVSRIELDALSYDSFGRYNAKPAVPILIFLQPGANALSTLLGVKEEMEVLARNFPEGVRYDIPFDITRFIDASITEVVKTLLEAALLVVLVVFVFLGSWRATFIPLLAVPVSIIGTFLGMMALGFSINTLTLFGLVLAIGIVVDDAILVVENVERVLHEDKKLSRREATVKAMRQIFGAVVASVLVLLAVFLPVVFLGGLTGAMYQQFAITICVSVAISGIVAISLSPALCRLMLQRTHQKWAPFRAFDWFFEKGRNFYVRVVRLAIRFSYLTVALFLGLVALTYVLFGRVPGGFVPQEDQGYFIVAVQLPQGSALNRTTRVVEEVEEFVLAQSEVEHVVALVGIDFLSGFVPNTNGAVMFVNLKNWKDRPGPDHHVESVVGRMFGRFGGHKDALILALNPPAIRGLGVRAGFEMQLQARGVSDIEQLAEVSQDFMAALGGDPQLQNLNSVLNISQPRIFANVDRTRAKAMGLRMNEIFDSLQAYLGALYVNDFTKFGRVYRVQVQAESEFRREPGDIRRIYARTNNGDMVELSSVIDLDFNAGPNLVTRFNSYPSVQITGEPAPGFSTGDALKRIEAIAAESLPEGYGFEWSGASYQEVAAGNQAPYILMFGLVMVFLVLAAQYEKWSLPFAVILAVPFGMFGAVAAVYALGMPRDIYFQIGLLTLIGLAAKNAILIVEFAAQERRAGKGIVEAALEAARLRLRPILMVSLAFTMGVLPLAISAGAGAAGRRSIGTGVMGGMIAATFLAVVFVPVFFVLIQKLTELIRGNKPAASDGDPETE